Genomic window (Microbacterium oxydans):
GTCATCCCCGACTGCGCGCGGAGCCAGTCGAGCAGGTCCCGCGGCTCCCGCGGCATCTCGGAGTAGTACGGACGGTATCGATCCGCCAGGTACGGCGTCGGCGGTTCGTCACCTCCCACGGCGAGGTACTCGCCCGCCGGGAGTGTCTCGATCGTGCCACGTTCACGAATCGCGGAGTCGGGCGAGGACGACCATTCCCGTGCCGCCTCCGCGCCACGGGACCCGAAGGAGTCCACGACCTCGGAGAAGCCCCAGTCGTAGAACCAGTCGCCGGCTCGGTCGGCCGGGACGTAGAGCACGCGCGTGTCGCGCTCCAGCACGGCGGCGTCGCCGCCGTCGCGCGAGGCGTTGAACGCGAACGTGTTCTCGTCATCGTCATCGGCCCAATCGGCCTTCCAGAAATGGAGGTGCTCGCCGACGGTCTCGATCCGCAGGTACTGCCCGGGGAGGAGTGTCGTGTCCTGCGCGTCGAACGTCACCGCGGACGCCCGCTCCAGCACCTCCGCCGCCGCGGCATCGGGCGCGGCGGGCGGCGCGAGCACCGAACCGGCCACGATCGCGGTCACCGCCGCCCCGGCGACGAGACCACCGATGCCGATCCCGGCCCAGGTCCGTCGTCGCGAAAGACGCGCTCGCTCCGGGCGCGCACTCCCCGCCATCTCCCTCGTCAGCACCCGCCGCGCCGCGAGCACGGTGTCGTCATCCACACGGGACTCGTCGATCCCGATCTCACGAACTTGTTCCATAAGCTGCATCGCTCTCCTCCTTCGCCATCCATGTCAGTCGGGCCGCTCCGTGCGAGCCGGGCGGTGCGAGCTTGCGACGAACGCGATTCAGCCGGGATCGAACGGTTCCGACCGGCACACCCAGCGCGGTGGCGATCTGCTCGTACGTGAGATCACCCCATGCATGCAGCAGCAGCGTGTCCCGATCTCTCGCCGCGAGGGCCGCGATCCGCGGAGCCAGAGCCCGTATGGCGGCGTCGGCGTCGAGTCGCGAATCGGAAGCGACCTGAGGAGCCTCTCCCGCGACCTCCTCCGCCGATGCCGAGGCCTCGAACGCCCGCCACTGTCGCGCTTCCGCGGCTCGATGGCTCTTCACCACCCTGGTCGCGATGCCGAGCAGCCAGGGCCGCGCCGACTCCGTCTCGAGGTCGAAGGACGCGCGCCGCCGGAAGGCGACGAGGAACGTCTCGCTCAGGACGTCGTCGACGGCGTCCGCGCCGACACGTCGCCGGATGTAGCCGCCGACGGGTCGGACGTGCCGCTCGAAGATCTCGGAGAAGACTCCGGGCTCGTCGAGCGACCGCTGGATGATCTCGCTGTCCGTGCTCACACTGAGTATTGAGTCGAATCGTGAAAACGGTTCACGCTTTCTTCGGCGCCGTCCGCGACGGGCTCAGATCGAGCCGCATCAGCACGCGCGGGAAGCCGTCGAGCACCGACCCGGTGTCGGCCGCCTTCACGAAACCGGCGCTCTCGAACAGCGACCGCGTGCCGACGTAGGCCATGGTCAGGTTCACCCTCTCCCCGCCGTTGTCGACCGGGTAGCCCTCGATCGCCGGGGCACCTCTCTCCCGCGCGTAGGCCACCGCTCCCTCGATCAGCGCGTGGGAGATGCCCTGCTTGCGGTGTCCGGGACGCACCCGGAAGCACCACAGCGACCACACATCGAGGTCGTCGACGGCGGGGATCAGCAGATTGCGCGCGAAACTCGTGTCGCTCCGCGGGTGCAGAGCCGCCCAGCCGACCGGTTCGTCGTCGAGATACGCGATGACGCCGGGCGGAGGATCCTGATGGCACAGCTCACGCACACGGTCGGCACGCTCCTGCCCCTTCAGCGCCACGTTCTCCTTGCTGCCGATGCGATAGCTCAGGCAGAAGCACACGTTCGACGTCGGCTTCTTCGGCCCGACGAGCGTCGCGACGTCGTCGAACACGGTCGCAGGACGAACCTCGATGGTCATGCGCCCAGTGTCGCGCACATGTCCGACATCGTGCGGGAGAAGCGCGAGCTACTCGCCGCGCAGCACGTCGAGGGCGTGACGGAAGTCCTCGGGATACGGGGACTCGAACTGCACCCAGTCCCCCGTGGTCGGGTGGGCGAACGCCAGCTGGTGCGCGTGCAGCCACTGCCGGGTGAGGCCGAGCCGGGCCGACATGGTCGGATCGGCTCCGTAGAGCGGGTCGCCGACGCAGGGATGCCGGTGCGCCGCCATGTGCACGCGGATCTGGTGCGTGCGGCCGGTCTCGAGATGGATCTCGAGCAGCGACGCCCCCGGGAATGCCTCGAGCGTCTCGTAGTGCGTGACCGACGGCTTTCCGTCCGGGACGACGGCGAACTTCCAGGAGTGGTTCGGGTGGCGCCCGATCGGCGCGTCGATCGTCCCCGCCAGGGGGTCGGGGTGCCCCTGCACGACCGCGTGGTAGATCTTCTCGACCGTACGGTCCTTGAAAGCCTGCTTCAACACCGTGTAGGCGTGTTCGGACTTCGCGACCACCATCAGCCCACTGGTGCCGACGTCGAGCCGATGCACGACGCCCTGACGCTCCGGGGCACCGCTGGTGGCGACGCGGAAACCCGCTGCGGCGAGGGCGCCGACGACCGTGGGGCCCTCCCAGCCGACCGAGGGATGTGCGGCGACGCCCGTCGGCTTGTCTACCACGACGATGTCGTCGTCGTCGTACACGATGCCGAGCTCCGGCACCGCGATCGGGACGATCTTCGGCGCCTCCTTCGGCTGCCATTCCACGTCGAGCCATCCACCGCCGCGCAGGCGGTCGGACTTGTCGAGCGTCACACCGTCCAGTCGCACCCCGCCGGCCGCGGCGACATCGGCCGCGAACGTGCGGGAGAAGCCCATGAGCTTCGCCAGGGCTGCGTCGACGCGGGTGCCGTCCAAGCCGTCAGGGACGGGGAGGGAACGCGACTCCACGGTCAGCGACCCTCCGATGCGGGGGCCGCATCCTCCGAAGGCGCGTCGTCATCGTGAGCGGCGTCAACGGAAGACACGTCTTCCGCGTCCACCTCATCCGCATCCGTCTCCGTCGCGACCACGGCCGCCTCCGCGGCAGCCTCGGCTTCTTCGTCGGTCTCGACGACGGCGTGGTCACGCTCGCGGGTGCCGTCGAAGCGCAGTCCGAAGACCACGAGCAGCGCGACCGAGATCATGCCGGTCACGATGAAGATGTCCGCGACGTTGAAGATCGCCGGCATCATCCACGGCATGGAGATCATGTCGACCACGTGACCGACCGGGAATCCGGGCTCGCGGAAGAGGCGATCGCTGAGGTTGCCCAGCACACCGCCGAGCAGCAGACCGAGCACCGCGGCCCAGAGGCGCGACTTGAGGCCGAACGCCTTCCAGATGATCACGCAGGCGACCACACCGAGGGCGATCGTGAAGATCCACGTCACCTCGGAGCCGAGCGAGAACGCCGCTCCGGGATTGCGGACGTAGTACAGCTGAAGGAACTCACCGAGGACCGGGACCGGCTTCTGCAACGGCAGATTCTCGATCGTGAGGTACTTCACAAACTGATCGGCGGCCAGCACGATCGCTGCGAGAATCGCAACGATCGCACCGGCCGCCGACCGACGAAGGGGACGGCGTCCTGACAAGAGGGCGCCTTACAGACCGATCGCGGAGACGGGCGTGGAGTCCGTGGACGCCGACTTCTCGTCGAGCTCGCGGAGCTGGCCCTCGATGTAGCCTCGCAGCTGCGTGCGGTAGTCGCGCTCGAAGTTGCGGAGTTCGGTGATACGGGCCTCGAGCGTGTTGCGCTCGCGCTCCAGACGGGCCGATTCCTCGCGCTGCTTGGCCTCGGCCTCGGTGCGGATGCGGGCGACCTCGGTCTCGGCCTCGGCGATGAGCGCGTTGCGCTTCGCCTCACCCTCGGCGACGTGCTCGTCGTGCAGACGCTGCGCGAGCTCGATGATGCCGGCGGTCGCGGTGGCGGAGCCGGTCGGCGCGGGCTCGGCGGGAACCTCGGCGACGGGCGCGGGAGCCTCCGGCGCGGGAGCGGCGACGGGCTCGGCGGCGGCGGGAGTCGCACCGGACTCGTACGCGGCCAGCTTGGCCTTCAGCTCGACGTTCTCCTCGAGAGCCTTGCGCCACTCGATGACGATCTCGTCGAGGAAGTCGTCCACCTCGTCCGGGTCGAAGCCGTCCTTGAAGCGGACGTGCTGGAACTGCTTGGTGACGACGTCATCCGGGGTAAGTGCCATGAGTGGCTCCTCTTTCGATGAGTTCGAATGCCAGTATCGATGTATGGCGTGGTCGTGATGTGGCGCGAACCCGGGGCGCGCACCTGGGTGCCAGCATAGCCCCCGCGCATTGGCGCCGCGATGTCACGACACCCAGAGTCAGCGAAGTCGGTGCTGCCGTCACCGCCGATTCCCGCGGAGTTCAGCGCACGAAGAGTCGCACGATGTTCATCAGGATCAGGACGACCAGCAGAGTCAGCGTGAACCCGAAGTCGAGGGACAGCGAACCGATCCGCAGCGGCGGGATGAGCCGCCGGAAGAACCGGATCGGCGGATCGGTGACGACGTAGACCGCCTCAGCGGCGACCAGACCGAAGCCCTTCGGACGCCACTCCCGATTGAACATCGGGATGTAGTCCAGGATGAGGCGCGCGAACAGCACGAAGATGTAGAGCAGCAGCACCAGGTGAACGATGCTGGCGATGACCGAGACCAGCTGCACGGGTTACGACTGGTCGAAGCCCGCAGACTCGGCGTCTGCGTGTGCGATGCCCCCGTGCCCCGAGACGGCGATGTTCTCCGGAGAGAGCAGGAACACCTTGGAGGTCACCCGCTCGATACGGCCGTAGAGGCCGAGGGAGAGTCCGCTCGCGAAGTCGATGAGACGGCGCGCGTCGGCGTCGCTCATCTGGGAGAGGTTGATGATGACCGGGATGCCCTCGCGGAAGCTCTCCGCGATCAGCTGCGCGTCGCGGTACTGCTTCGGGTGGACGGTGAGGATCTCGTTCACGGCTCCTGCAGACGGCTGGCGGACGGCGACGGGGCGGCGGAGAGGCGTGACGGGAGCCGGAGCCGGCTCCTCGCGCTCACGGTCGCGCTCGCGGTGGGCGCGGACCGGAGCCTGCGTCTCCTCCTCGTAGACCTCTTCCTCGTCGGCGAGGCCGAGATACACCATGGTCTTCTTCAGCGGGTTACCCATCGTGTCCTCCGGTTCGAACGTTTGGGGCTGGTCTTTTCACAGGTTAACCCCGGTCGGGCCGGGGTCCGGTGATTGCGGAGCCGATCCGCAGGTGTGTCGCGCCGGCGGCGATCGCCTCGACGAAGTCGCCGGTCATCCCGGCGGAGATCCACGAGGCCGACGGCTCGACGGCGCGGACGGCGTCGGCCACGGTCCTCAGACGCGCGAACGCGGCGGCGGGCTCCTCATCGAGTGGAGCCACCGCCATCACGCCCCGCAGCCGGAGCGACGGCAGCGTGAGCACGTGCTCCGCCAGTGCGGCGGCCTCGACGGGAGCGACTCCCCCGCGGCCGGGGTCGTCGGTGAGGTTGATCTGCACGAGGACGTCGAGGACGTCGTCACCGTCGGCTGCGCGGTGCAGCGCATCCGCGAAGCGGGAGCGGTCGACCGAGTGCACGACGTCGGCGCTGCGACGGATCGCGGCGGCCTTGTTCGTCTGCCCCTGCCCGATGAAGTGCCAGCGGAGGTCGAGGGCCGAGAGCTCCGACTCCTTCGCCGACAGCTCCTGCTGTCGGTTCTCGCCGACGTCCTGCACACCGAGCGCATGCAGATCGCGCACGAGGGACGCCGGGTGGAACTTCGTCACCACGATCCGGGTGATCTCCCCCGGGTCCCTCGCCACGGCACGAGCGGCGGCCGCGATGCGCTCATCGATCGCGGTCAACCGCTCGGCCAGGCCGGATGGCGCCTGGCCGTCGACCGTCGAGGTCACTTCAGGAATTCGGGGATGTCGATGTCGTCGTCCGCGAAGGCCGGCTCGATGCTGGTGGTCGGAACGCGCTGCTGCACGGGCTCGGCCTGCACCGACTCGGTCTTCGACTCCGTCTCGTCGGGCAGCGCGACCTCGGGAAGCGTCGCCGCCGACGGCCGCGACACGACCATGGGGTCCAGTCGCAGCGAGGGCTCTCCGCCATCGAAGCCTGCCGCGATCACGGTCACGCGCACCTCGTCGCCGAGGGTGTCGTCGATGACCGTACCGAAGATGATGTTGGCCTCGGGGTGCGCCGCCTCCTTGACGAGGTCGGCCGCGTCGTGGATCTCGAAGATGCCGAGGTTCGATCCACCCTGGATCGAGAGCAGCACACCGTGCGCACCCTCGATGGATGCTTCGAGGAGCGGCGACTCGACGGCCAGCTCCGCGGCCTTGATGGCACGGTCGGCGCCCCGGGCGGAGCCGATGCCCATGAGCGCGGAACCCGCGCCCTGCATGACCGACTTCACGTCGGCGAAGTCGAGGTTGATGAGACCCGGGGTCGTGATGAGGTCCGTGATGCCCTGGACACCGGCGAGGAGGACCTGGTCGGCGGTCGCGAAGGCCTCGATCATCGAGATGCCGCGGTCGCTGATCTCGAGGAGACGGTCGTTCGGCACCACGATGAGGGTGTCGACCTCTTCCTTCAGCTTGGCGACGCCCGCCTCGGCCTGGCTCTGGCGGCGACGACCCTCGAAGGAGAACGGCTTGGTGACGACGCCGATCGTGAGGGCGCCGATGGACTTGGCGATGCGGGCGACGACGGGAGCGCCACCGGTACCGGTTCCACCGCCCTCGCCGGCCGTCACGAAGACCATGTCGGCACCGGTCAGGGCCTGCTCGATCTCCTCGGCGTGGTCCTCCGCGGCGCGGCGACCCACCTCGGGGTCGGCACCGGCACCGAGGCCGCGCGTGAGCTCACGGCCCACGTCGAGCTTGACGTCGGCGTCGCTCATCAGCAGCGCCTGCGCGTCGGTGTTGACGGCGATGAACTCGACTCCGCGGAGACCGAGATCGATCATGCGGTTGACGGCGTTGACGCCGCCACCGCCGACGCCGACGACCTTGATCACGGCGAGGTAGTTCTGGTTCTGGCTCATGGCCGGCCTCCGATTATTCGAGCCTGGAAAAAGGATGAACCTTAAACCTCAACTAGAGGTGTAAAGTATTTCCCGGTATTGCGTTCTCTGTGATCGACGGTAAGCGCCGCCTGGCCTGGCGCGCGCCAGGACGCGGGCGTGTCGCGCCATTCCCCCGCGAAAGCGGTCAGCCGACGACGGCGACGTGCGGAGACGTGACGTCGATCGATGCCGCGTTCGGATTCTTCACCATCGCCGCGGACAGGACGATCGCCTTGAGCGCCGACTGCTCCGCGCTCCCCCACACCACGGTCATGCCGCTGCGGAGGGTCAGGGTCACGTCATCGGGCGTGGTCGCGCGCACACCCGTCAGCACCGTGCGGACCTCGGCCGGCAGCGAGCGGACCACGAGACCGGCTCCTCGGAACGCGGCCGAATCGACGCCGCCGGTGACCTCGATCACCGGCTGGCCCGCGGGCGGTTCCGCGGTGGTCGAGAGCGCGACGCCGGCGGCGTCCACGAGCGTGTAGCCGGCATCCGATCGGATCACGCCGACCGGGGTGCGCTCGACGATCCGCACCGTGAGATCGTGCGGCGGGCGCGCTTCCAGCGAGTACGTCTCGATGAGCGGGAACTTGAGCAGCGCGGCCTTCACCTCGCTGGTGTCGACGAGGGCGAGAGGGGTGCCCATCTGCGCGTCCAGCGCGGCCTCGATCGCGGAGGCGTCGAGGCTCGTCGCGCCGACCACGGTGATCTTCTGGACGGCGAACAGCGGACTGTACGCCGCGACCACGCTTCCGCCGATCAGCAGGACCACGGCCCCGATGGCGCTGAGCCAGACGATCCGGCGACGCCGGGAGCGCTGCGTGAAGCGACGGATCTCGGCGCGAAGAGCCTTGCGCCGGGCGCGCGCGGCACGCCACACGTCCATCGTGGACGTCGACTGCGGTTCCTCCCCGGCGTCCGCCACCGATCCATCGGGTGCGGCGCCACCCGGTGTCGGGTCATCCGGCGCCGGGAGGGTCTCCTCGGAACGGACGTCCCGTCGCCGCGGACGTGCGGGAGGCTCCGGCGCGGCGTCCTTCTCCCCCGGCCTGTCCGGGGTGGTCGGAAGCGGTGCGGGCCGGCGCATCGGCTACGCCTCGTCGGTCCGGCGCAGCGACTCCAGGACCTGCGGGATGATCTGGTACACGTTGCCGCAGCCGAGCGTGACGACGAAGTCGCCGTCGCGGGCGACCGAGGCCGTGTAGTCGGCGGCCTGCTGCCAGTCCGCGACGTAGTGCACGTGCGAGGGATCGCGGAACGCGCCGCTGACCAGCTCGCCCGTGACACCGGGGACCGGGTCTTCACGCGCACCGTAGACGTCGAGCATCACGGTGTGATCCGCGAACTCCTCGAGCACGTCGGCGAACTCCTGATACATGTGCTGCGTGCGGGAGTAGGTGTGCGGCTGCTGGATCGCGATGAGACGCCCCGATCCGGCGATGCTGCGCATGGCCTCGAGCGCCGCCCGCACCTCGGTCGGGTGGTGCGAGTAGTCGTCGTACACCGTGACACCGCGCTCGACACCGTGCTGCTCCAGGCGGCGGACGGTCCCAGCGAAACCCTCGACCGCGCGCACGGCGTCGACGAGCGAGTAGCCCAGCGCGCGCAGCACCGTGACGACACCCGCCGCGTTGATGGCGTTGTGCACACCGGGGACGGCGAGCTGCATCCGCGCGCTCTCGTCGCCGTGGGTGACGGTCGCGGCGACCGGGCCGGCGGCGACGATGTCGGTGACCCGCACGTCGGCATCGTCGGCCTGACCGAAGGTGAGCACGTGGGGGTGCGAGAGACCGGCACCGACGCGGAGGGCGCCCGCGTCGTCGCTCGAGATGACGACCGCCTCGGTCGCGGCGTCGGCGAAACGCACGAACGCGTCGTGGAAGGCCTCGTCCGAGCCGTAGTGGTCCAGGTGATCCGGGTCGACGTTGGTGATCAGCGCGACCGCCGTGTCGTAGAGGAGGAACGTGCCGTCGGACTCGTCCGCCTCGACCACGAACAGATCGCCGGAGCCCGTGGCGCTGGACGTGCCGAGCTGCTCGATCACGCCGCCGTTGACGAAGTGGGGGTCGGCTCCGAGCTCGCGCAGCGCGGTGACGATCATGCCCGTCGAGGTGGTCTTGCCATGGGCGCCGGCGACCGACACCAGACGACGGGAACCGATGAGCCAGTGCAGCGCCTGCGAGCGATGGATCACGTGGAGCCCCCGCGCCTTCGCCGTGACGAACTCGGGGTTCTCCGGCCAGATCGCTCCGGTGTGCACGACGGTGTCGGCATCACCGAGGTAGGCGGCGTCGTGGCCGACGTGCACCGTCGCCCCCGCCGCGGCCAGCGCGCGCAGGTTGTCGCTGTCGGCGCGGTCGCTGCCGGAGACGCGGATGCCGGCGTCGAGGAACATCTTCGCGAGTCCGCTCATCCCGGAGCCGCCGATGCCGATGAAGTGCGCGGAGGTGATCGTCTCGGGGATGGGGAGGGAGAGGTCGGGTCTGATCATGTCCGCTTCAGTCTACTTTTCGTTCGTCGGATCGACCGTGTCACGCCGCGCGCAGGGCGCGGTCGATCAGGGTGATCACGTTCTCGGTTCCGGTGCGGGTGCCGGCCGTCTCGGCGGCGGCGGCCATCCGCGCGATCCGCTCGCGATCTCCCAGCAGCGGAACGACGATGCGGCGCACGGCGTCGCCGTCGAAGGTCGCGTCGTCGAGGAGTTCCGCCGCGCCCGCCCTCACGGCCGACGCCGCGTTCAGCCGCTGTTCGCCGTTGCCGACCGAGTACGGCACGTAGAGGGCCGGGATGCCGAGCGCGCTGATCTCGCTCACCGTCGCCGAGCCGGAACGGGAGACGATCAGGTCGGCCAGGGCGAAGGCGAGATCCATGCGATCGATGTAGCGGTGCAGGGAGTAGCCCTCGACACCCGGGTCCGCGAGGTCGCTGCGCTCCCCCGTCACGTGCAGGAGCTGCCATCCGGCGTCGAGGATGTCGCGCCAGGAATCGGCGAGAGCCTCGTTGAGACGCTGCGCGCCGAGCGATCCGCCGAAGACGAGCAGCACGGGCCGCTCGGCATCCAGTCCGAAGTACTCCGCCGCTTCCGCCCGCGTCGCGACGCGATCGAGCGCGATGACCTCCTGGCGCAGGGGCATGCCGACGACCTCGCTGCCACGCAGCGGCGTGCCCTCGAAGGCCACGCCCACGGCGGCGGCTCGGCGGGCGCCGAGCACGTTGGCGAGACCCGGCTTGGCGTTGGCCTCGTGCACCACGAACGGGACCCCCTCGCGACGGGCTGCCACGTAGGCGGGTGCCGAGGCGTATCCCCCGAAGCCGACGACCACGTCGACCCCGTTCCGGCGGATGTGCTCGCGCACCTGGGCGATGGCCCGACGGAACTTCATCGGGAACGCGGCGGCCTGCCGGTTCGGCCGCCGCGGGAACGGGACCTTGTCGACGACGAGCAGCTCGTACCCGCGGGCGGGGACGAGACGCGACTCCAGTCCCTCGGCCGTGCCGAGCACGAGGACGGAGGCGTCGGCATCGCGTTCGCGGAGGGCATCCGCGACGGCGAGCAGGGGGTTCACATGACCGGCGGTGCCACCGCCGGCGAGGAGATACGAGGTCACCTGGCGACCCTACCCCGCTCGGCTGACTGCTTCTCGACGACCGGAATCGTGCGGGCGAAGGCGAGGAGGACACCGCACGCGATGAGCACGGCCAACAGCGCTGTGCCACCCTGCGACATGAACGGGAGGGGGACGCCCATCACCGGGAAGATGCCGATCACCACGCCGATGTTCATCACGGCCTGGCCGACGATCCACACCGTGATGCCGCCGGCGGCGACGCGGATGAAGGGATCCGGCGTCTTGCGGATGATGTGGAAGGCGCCGATCGTGAAGAACGTGAACAGGGCGAGCACGACGATGCAGCCGATCAGCCCCAGTTCCTCACCCACGATCGCGAAGATGAAGTCGTTGCCCGCCGCGGGCAGCCAGCCGTACTTCTCCTGCGAGTTGCCGAGGCCGAGGCCGAAGATGCCGCCGGATGCCATGCCCCAGATGCCGTGGATCGACTGGTAGCAGTCCGTGTCGTAGAGCGCCATGTTGTCGCAGGTCGCCGTGATGCGCCGCATCCGGTCCTGACTCGACAGCGCGTAGGCGAGCACGGCGACGATGCCGATCACGAGCGGGAGGATGAACAGCCGGAGCTTGACCCCGGAGAAGAACAGGCAGCCCAGCAGGATCAGGACCAGTACCATCGCCGTGCCGAGGTCATGCCCGGCGAGCACCGTGCCGATCGCCAGCGCGCCGACCGGGATCACGGGGATGAACACGTGGTGCCAGGTGCCGAGCATGGCCTGCTTGCGCAGCAGCACGGCGGCGATCCACAGGGCGAGCGCGAGCTTGAGGAACTCGGAGGGCTGCAGGGTGAATCCGGCGATCAGGATCCAGTTCCGGTTGCCGCCGTCGGCGATTCCCAGGGGTGTGAACACGAGCAGCTGGAGGGCGACGGCGCCGAAGAGGGCCGGCCACGCCATCTTCTTCAGGAACGCCACCGGCATGCGGCTGATCAGGAACATCAACGGGATGCCGACCAGCGCGAACATCCCCTGACGGAGCACTCCGCCCATCGGGTCCTGTCCGCTCGCGACGGCGGTCGCGCTCGTGGCGGACAGCACCATGACCAGACCGAAGAGGGTCAGCAGCAGAGCGGTCGAGGCGATGAGGAGGAACTCCATCGACACCGGTGTGAACCGGCGCCCGAGGGAGACCCGGGCCGCGAGACCGCCCGACTCAGACCGCGGAGGGCGGGATACCTGCGTCATCGGCGCTCCCCCGGTCGATCCAGTCCCGCACCGCCTCGGCGAAGCGGTGTCCTCGATCCGCGTAACTCGAGAACTGGTCGAAGGAAGCCGCCGCGGGGGCCAGCAGGACTGTGCCCTCGCCGTCGACGATCCCCGACGCGATCTCCACGACACGGTTCATGACCTGTCCAGTCTCGCCAGCATCCACCTCGAACACCGGTACCGCCGGCGCGTGTCGCCGGAATGCCGCGACGACGGCCGTGCGATCGATCCCGATCACGACGGCGGCCGTGGCCGTCGCGCCCACGTCGGCGACGAGATCGGCGATGTCGACGCCCTTGAGATCTCCACCGACGACCCAGACGGCGCCCGGGTAGGCGCGCAGCGAGGAGGCGGCGGCGTGCGGGTTCGTGGCCTTCGAGTCGTCGACCCAGGTGATGCCGGCGTGCCGGGCGATCACCTGGATGCGGTGCGCGTCCAGCTGGAAGGACTGCAGCGCGGAGTGGATGGCCTCCGGCTCGACGCCGAGCGAGCGAGCGAGGGCGCTCGCGGCGAGGATGTTCTGCACGATGTGCGGGGCGGCGAGCCCGGCGGCGTCCAGATCGGCGACCGTGGTCAGTTCGAGGGCGCTGCGGGCACGATCGTCGAGGAAGGCGCGGTCGACGAGCAGCCCCTCCACGATGCCGAGGTCGCTGGGCCCGGGGATGCCGAGGTCGAAGCCGATGGCGCGGGCGCCCTCGACGACCTCCGCTTCCTCGACCATCTGCCGCGTGGCCTCGTCGTCCTTGTTGTAGACGCAGGCGACACGCGTGTTCCGGTAGACCAGGGCCTTCGCGTCGCGGTACGCCTGCGCGCTGCCGTGCCACACGAGGTGATCGTCGGCGAGGTTGAGGCACACGGACGCGTAGGGGAACAGCTCGCCCTCCGGACGGGACTGGCCCAGGTACCAGAGCTGATGGCTGGAGAGCTCCACCACCAGGACGTCGAACCCTGCGGGATCGCGCACCGCGTCGAGCACGGGCACGCCGATGTTGCCGCACGGAGCCGCCCGCAGCCCACCCGCCACGAGCAGCGAGGCCGTGAGCTGGGTGGTGGTCGTCTTCCCGTTGGTCC
Coding sequences:
- a CDS encoding RNA polymerase sigma factor translates to MSTDSEIIQRSLDEPGVFSEIFERHVRPVGGYIRRRVGADAVDDVLSETFLVAFRRRASFDLETESARPWLLGIATRVVKSHRAAEARQWRAFEASASAEEVAGEAPQVASDSRLDADAAIRALAPRIAALAARDRDTLLLHAWGDLTYEQIATALGVPVGTVRSRLNRVRRKLAPPGSHGAARLTWMAKEESDAAYGTSS
- a CDS encoding GNAT family N-acetyltransferase translates to MTIEVRPATVFDDVATLVGPKKPTSNVCFCLSYRIGSKENVALKGQERADRVRELCHQDPPPGVIAYLDDEPVGWAALHPRSDTSFARNLLIPAVDDLDVWSLWCFRVRPGHRKQGISHALIEGAVAYARERGAPAIEGYPVDNGGERVNLTMAYVGTRSLFESAGFVKAADTGSVLDGFPRVLMRLDLSPSRTAPKKA
- a CDS encoding RluA family pseudouridine synthase encodes the protein MESRSLPVPDGLDGTRVDAALAKLMGFSRTFAADVAAAGGVRLDGVTLDKSDRLRGGGWLDVEWQPKEAPKIVPIAVPELGIVYDDDDIVVVDKPTGVAAHPSVGWEGPTVVGALAAAGFRVATSGAPERQGVVHRLDVGTSGLMVVAKSEHAYTVLKQAFKDRTVEKIYHAVVQGHPDPLAGTIDAPIGRHPNHSWKFAVVPDGKPSVTHYETLEAFPGASLLEIHLETGRTHQIRVHMAAHRHPCVGDPLYGADPTMSARLGLTRQWLHAHQLAFAHPTTGDWVQFESPYPEDFRHALDVLRGE
- the lspA gene encoding signal peptidase II, which encodes MSGRRPLRRSAAGAIVAILAAIVLAADQFVKYLTIENLPLQKPVPVLGEFLQLYYVRNPGAAFSLGSEVTWIFTIALGVVACVIIWKAFGLKSRLWAAVLGLLLGGVLGNLSDRLFREPGFPVGHVVDMISMPWMMPAIFNVADIFIVTGMISVALLVVFGLRFDGTRERDHAVVETDEEAEAAAEAAVVATETDADEVDAEDVSSVDAAHDDDAPSEDAAPASEGR
- a CDS encoding DivIVA domain-containing protein produces the protein MALTPDDVVTKQFQHVRFKDGFDPDEVDDFLDEIVIEWRKALEENVELKAKLAAYESGATPAAAEPVAAPAPEAPAPVAEVPAEPAPTGSATATAGIIELAQRLHDEHVAEGEAKRNALIAEAETEVARIRTEAEAKQREESARLERERNTLEARITELRNFERDYRTQLRGYIEGQLRELDEKSASTDSTPVSAIGL
- a CDS encoding YggT family protein, which encodes MQLVSVIASIVHLVLLLYIFVLFARLILDYIPMFNREWRPKGFGLVAAEAVYVVTDPPIRFFRRLIPPLRIGSLSLDFGFTLTLLVVLILMNIVRLFVR
- a CDS encoding cell division protein SepF, which gives rise to MGNPLKKTMVYLGLADEEEVYEEETQAPVRAHRERDREREEPAPAPVTPLRRPVAVRQPSAGAVNEILTVHPKQYRDAQLIAESFREGIPVIINLSQMSDADARRLIDFASGLSLGLYGRIERVTSKVFLLSPENIAVSGHGGIAHADAESAGFDQS
- a CDS encoding YggS family pyridoxal phosphate-dependent enzyme, which codes for MTSTVDGQAPSGLAERLTAIDERIAAAARAVARDPGEITRIVVTKFHPASLVRDLHALGVQDVGENRQQELSAKESELSALDLRWHFIGQGQTNKAAAIRRSADVVHSVDRSRFADALHRAADGDDVLDVLVQINLTDDPGRGGVAPVEAAALAEHVLTLPSLRLRGVMAVAPLDEEPAAAFARLRTVADAVRAVEPSASWISAGMTGDFVEAIAAGATHLRIGSAITGPRPDRG
- the ftsZ gene encoding cell division protein FtsZ, which produces MSQNQNYLAVIKVVGVGGGGVNAVNRMIDLGLRGVEFIAVNTDAQALLMSDADVKLDVGRELTRGLGAGADPEVGRRAAEDHAEEIEQALTGADMVFVTAGEGGGTGTGGAPVVARIAKSIGALTIGVVTKPFSFEGRRRQSQAEAGVAKLKEEVDTLIVVPNDRLLEISDRGISMIEAFATADQVLLAGVQGITDLITTPGLINLDFADVKSVMQGAGSALMGIGSARGADRAIKAAELAVESPLLEASIEGAHGVLLSIQGGSNLGIFEIHDAADLVKEAAHPEANIIFGTVIDDTLGDEVRVTVIAAGFDGGEPSLRLDPMVVSRPSAATLPEVALPDETESKTESVQAEPVQQRVPTTSIEPAFADDDIDIPEFLK
- a CDS encoding FtsQ-type POTRA domain-containing protein, which gives rise to MRRPAPLPTTPDRPGEKDAAPEPPARPRRRDVRSEETLPAPDDPTPGGAAPDGSVADAGEEPQSTSTMDVWRAARARRKALRAEIRRFTQRSRRRRIVWLSAIGAVVLLIGGSVVAAYSPLFAVQKITVVGATSLDASAIEAALDAQMGTPLALVDTSEVKAALLKFPLIETYSLEARPPHDLTVRIVERTPVGVIRSDAGYTLVDAAGVALSTTAEPPAGQPVIEVTGGVDSAAFRGAGLVVRSLPAEVRTVLTGVRATTPDDVTLTLRSGMTVVWGSAEQSALKAIVLSAAMVKNPNAASIDVTSPHVAVVG